A single genomic interval of Helianthus annuus cultivar XRQ/B chromosome 13, HanXRQr2.0-SUNRISE, whole genome shotgun sequence harbors:
- the LOC110901855 gene encoding acidic leucine-rich nuclear phosphoprotein 32 family member B-like: MDESGPLVDTQNGNNIESCVNGVNEGNDLEGGIDLGVNVVNDLEGGIDLGENDVNDEQFKDSEQQDEQVNENAKDSEQQDDQVNENAQQDEQFNDNTIDDTEEESLQFTDDEEDSDNPNYRMEHEAPHTDEDDDQRMHEGNNHRKNNNDDGDELDYNIDKYNEIQELEVDM; the protein is encoded by the coding sequence ATGGATGAAAGTGGCCCATTAGTTGATACCCAAAATGGCAATAATATAGAATCATGTGTGAATGGTGTAAATGAGGGGAATGACTTAGAAGGTGGTATTGACTTAGGTGTGAATGTTGTAAATGACTTAGAAGGTGGCATTGACTTAGGTGAGAATGATGTAAATGATGAGCAGTTTAAAGATAGTGAACAACAAGATGAGCAGGTTAATGAAAATGCAAAAGATAGTGAACAACAAGATGATCAGGTTAATGAAAATGCACAACAAGATGAGCAGTTTAATGATAATACAATTGATGATACTGAGGAAGAGTCTTTGCAGTTTACTGATGATGAAGAGGATTCTGATAATCCGAATTACAGGATGGAACATGAGGCACCTCATACGGATGAGGATGATGACCAAAGAATGCATGAAGGTAACAATCATAGGAAAAACAataatgatgatggtgatgagtTAGATTACAATATTGATAAATACAATGAGATTCAAGAACTTGAAGTGGATATGTAG